The Rhopalosiphum maidis isolate BTI-1 chromosome 2, ASM367621v3, whole genome shotgun sequence genome segment GGTATATGGTTTAAATGTGGGTATTTTGCAAACATTTTGTCAACAATGACTTCCCCAATTGGTAATGATGATGTAGCTGAAGGGGATGGAGCACTTCGGCAATGCATTATTCTATGCTTCACTAAATCTGAAGGATCATTTGACGCAATGTCTAGCACCAAATCTTCTGCCATTGTTCCATTTGCCCACAGTGGTTGAGCTCGAACACCCGTAGGACCTCTATTCATTTATGTAACAGAAATgagtcaaataaatattattagtctcaaatttttttggtttttattttacttattaatatcattttgtTTGATATCTGGAATGTACTTTTGTATTTCTTTAAGCTGCATGGCAGGAAATAATGACTTAAttgtttcatttatgccaaatTTCATATGTTTTGCCATTAGTTTTTGTACTCcatctaattttaaaagccTTATTGTGTTGGAAACACTTACATCATCCCAACTAAAgacatgaataatatattaacaatacttacaaattgtttatataatttaatatttttttaatttaaaattatctgttCTAAAAACCTGTATCCTTCTTGTTTTAGAGCCAGAACTGCATTTGGACCCAAAAAAACAGAGCCATCCATTCTTGGAGTAAAATGTACTCCAAGAAATGGTAAACTGGGATCAGGTacctaagaaaaaaaacaaataaatttagtaattaatgaCTGTTAtgatgtatagtgtataataatacaggtaTTAGGTACAATAATGAATGTGcactaattgtatattaaaattaaaatgatcattACTGGATAAATATTGCCTTTAACGAGGTGTGCTTTTTCTTTGCCAAGTAAAAGATATTCACCACGTATTGGTAATATGTATGGATCAGGTTGACATCCAGTCATCAATGATAATTCATCTGATTGCAGCCCACCACACGTGATGACATAATTTGCTAATACTTCtttctgtaatttttttagttttatgaataaaaattttttttaaactattaacataGCGTATTGTGTTGCTTAAATTTTTAGGCAATCACCCATTTAAAAGAAGTGTCAGTAAAGTTTTAACACAAGCCaagctatatatttttgtatttttatgtactactttataataaaagtacatttttttcagaaattatTCTGAGTGCTCTGTTATGTTTACATTCTTCAAatgattttactttaaaattgtaagttaTTTTGCCTCCTAAATTTACAAAGTCTGCTGCATAATGTTTTGTCACTACTGCCCAATCTACAATTCCTGTATGTGGTGAATGAATTGCTCGTACACCCTAcaaatacgaaataaaaaaaaattaatctgtaAGTTTTTTATGACTTATATTGACTTACATTACAATATGGTTCAATGGTCTTAATATCATTTCCATTTATCAACTTAATGTCAGGAGTACCGTTTTCTAATCCCCGctcatataaatcatttaaactttttatctgGGACTCGTCAGTGGCAACAATAAGTTTTCCACATTTTTTatgtggtatattatttttagcacagTATTCATAAGTTTTATACAGACCTTCAATGCACATTTTTGCTCTCATTGAACCTGGTTTGTAATAAATACCTGCATGTATAACTCCACTGTTGTGTCCACTTTGATGAACTGAAGGcctattttctttttctacCAGACCTACATGTAAATGTTTATTGCGTGATAGTAATGCTCTTGCAGTAGCGAATCCAACAATACCTCCTCCCACAACAAGTACGTCATAACTATTTGTTTgacatttactatataaacgtttatatgaacttgcaaataatttaatatttctcaaTTTTATTGTGGTAATTTGGACTAGCTTCATTTTGATTAAGGTATAATGGTTGTTTcctaaacaaacaaataagaaaataattattttaactgttttgaaaatgtatgatatcataattaatgttgtattttaaattttaatacctgATGTAttcaaatgatataaaaacatagcaatgattttatattgtcatctaaatgacaaaaatacataggtaatgtcgttgattttataatatattataaaatcaatggtaatatgaacttaataataactcaaaaatactGAAGAAAAGCaatcaaaaaacatttcttaTCTTTTACGCTTAAGCTTTTggagtattattttgtttataattaatgttcttaaataatcttcaaaaaaaaaatcaatttaattttaagtatttaggtatattaatccACAATTTGAGTGttgcattttaaaagtattatttgttcaaaatacTGATCTGTcgtgtttgttattttttaatagacaaAAACCAAAATCGATATCGAATTGTCCATAAATGAATAATggtcaatatacatatatgtaatgttatattataaaatggctTGGCGgcgaaaaattgattattatttcaaataaatacattatatttttatataatgtatgaataatatatttagtttttaactttatattaaaatgttcaatggtTGTTTGATTATCCGCACAAATCGATTATTCGCACCCCCTTTGGTTCTAATTAGTGTGGATAATCGACGCGtcactgtaaataatataatatattatattataatataattatgttataatgttgTAGCATGATGATAATGgccagtaattttatttaacaaggattacaaatagaaataaatcaaGAATTAaagggataaaaaaaaaatatttaaaataccattcaaatacttcaaaataaaaagtattcaataagaaaaaaaagtatttgagtatttttactcaaaattTTTACCTAATCCAAATAGTTAACAATACTGCAActatcttaaaattttaatattatagaataaaaaaattataaaaattacgttCACCAAATCCATTGCTAAGTAAGTATAGGATGTAACTAAAAGATCTGACAAatggaatacattttgttctaatcaatattttttttatataatttacaaacactTAGGCTGTAAGTAtaggaaaatttattttttttatttttaatatagaaaataaaaatgtttaaatttattcatatatttttgaaacagaTTTAAAATGGTCAATTTGTTAATctaatttcagaaaaattcaaacagtttaaaagtttatttaaggcaagtagtttattttttacaattatataaaatatcaat includes the following:
- the LOC113554561 gene encoding L-2-hydroxyglutarate dehydrogenase, mitochondrial isoform X1; amino-acid sequence: MKLVQITTIKLRNIKLFASSYKRLYSKCQTNSYDVLVVGGGIVGFATARALLSRNKHLHVGLVEKENRPSVHQSGHNSGVIHAGIYYKPGSMRAKMCIEGLYKTYEYCAKNNIPHKKCGKLIVATDESQIKSLNDLYERGLENGTPDIKLINGNDIKTIEPYCNGVRAIHSPHTGIVDWAVVTKHYAADFVNLGGKITYNFKVKSFEECKHNRALRIISEKNKEVLANYVITCGGLQSDELSLMTGCQPDPYILPIRGEYLLLGKEKAHLVKGNIYPVPDPSLPFLGVHFTPRMDGSVFLGPNAVLALKQEGYSWDDVSVSNTIRLLKLDGVQKLMAKHMKFGINETIKSLFPAMQLKEIQKYIPDIKQNDINKGPTGVRAQPLWANGTMAEDLVLDIASNDPSDLVKHRIMHCRSAPSPSATSSLPIGEVIVDKMFAKYPHLNHIPS
- the LOC113554561 gene encoding L-2-hydroxyglutarate dehydrogenase, mitochondrial isoform X2; amino-acid sequence: MKLVQITTIKLRNIKLFASSYKRLYSKCQTNSYDVLVVGGGIVGFATARALLSRNKHLHVGLVEKENRPSVHQSGHNSGVIHAGIYYKPGSMRAKMCIEGLYKTYEYCAKNNIPHKKCGKLIVATDESQIKSLNDLYERGLENGTPDIKLINGNDIKTIEPYCNGVRAIHSPHTGIVDWAVVTKHYAADFVNLGGKITYNFKKEVLANYVITCGGLQSDELSLMTGCQPDPYILPIRGEYLLLGKEKAHLVKGNIYPVPDPSLPFLGVHFTPRMDGSVFLGPNAVLALKQEGYSWDDVSVSNTIRLLKLDGVQKLMAKHMKFGINETIKSLFPAMQLKEIQKYIPDIKQNDINKGPTGVRAQPLWANGTMAEDLVLDIASNDPSDLVKHRIMHCRSAPSPSATSSLPIGEVIVDKMFAKYPHLNHIPS